A genomic stretch from Bactrocera dorsalis isolate Fly_Bdor unplaced genomic scaffold, ASM2337382v1 BdCtg067, whole genome shotgun sequence includes:
- the LOC105231533 gene encoding AT-rich interactive domain-containing protein 2, which produces MSLQESLKGSVFVGNDANNAPATIANAVPSACPANNGTPLRIKSFHIMGTPATNIDAAVLVNPTNTPNNILPKGKTLPKAPDEFYRDLQQFHERRATPIMYTPKISGREIDLHRLYSEVTERGGFNKVNQRDEWDEVLPVLEIRDKCVNATAAVKYIYRRCLEKYERQNFFGEDPDKMEALESADSIEGGGRSRSRYPASIYSSNNVNTNVNAVPMAYNYSQHIVNMDRRRTYKFSTDLHKPSPYEKLMLSLISPLPNEQDFAINVCSLMSNENKHTLKLNEYPKLLDVLLAHTGVFPDYTLRKLFQHVYTQVREHSLFNFWRDLLRDKPQILNLYSDEQAMRDAGLINEEDTEKVKTFDDDMDLDFLNLGPGEGTQEYVGQRVQQIVAIFRNLSFFEENINVFAKNRSFMRFIVMGANIRWGNLHNQILDIAGNIATEIELLDPSTDDVSRNLLVTLCDGIESMDRGVIINSLETLYKLCQTDGNEEHINKCLNLKFYESICQFLCLNDIMLLIFTLETIYALTSLGTRSCHLIMQVRGIVDQLVSLVTVEAQSYGPDGCILMRVVETVPGNMLPMVAQNMANLQNVAVLQKPPHVLVPTSQLPAPQAPVPMQVMSTQITPSHPQLTTVKVPQVVTDSSQNPQPMLVDQTTTMQTATTVQQQETSTVQQNVTNTAQVPTGPTQNFSHEDEQYALAWLGATFERVTTSDSHVEQQELYRMYLAHCQKFGKHSVVNHLQFPRLVRLIYTNNVGPMSARRSDGTELSGFYYVGIRLRAQPLPIQSTKLPQNQTPTAGTTPARKLKKKPKLQHEPDVTSADVTTPTLTSTNVTTSAIQELSDSQPKIVEETTTSTASSETTSTSSTGDTTLLVVSTSTCSTSPSLSLQNSSDSAVQPSSSLIKSLLASKVTQRQQKNQKEINTGANSSQMSSITSTNASVNALTQQPIKVASTAISALVNNPLMQNTPVKVGQTTIKPLNPQVPLEKMPLLESTPPPLAPLSGNNVAKDASGRPVIIANQMLVEILDKKGGEPPMPSTIIKRKMEEGTETAKRIALESINSKEDPQVTPSKNAANLYAEMAASILEDEDLEDIPPLPAATTTSSTSTISTQSKLNESIQQQQMLIPAKIQQSNLPGVQRQLVFQSSQPPQLKLTAHGGVASSNQLPTAMATIKTDQGLQTVPVILQQKPLDQAQPQQLIQQVITQNIPQAAPQQQPTQYVLATNQQGQTYLVAQQPQPQPPPPQQTLLVTQTPQQQSAGTKTIIILQQQTMPGQQAHPPQPQLITGGSPKMIMRTPQGQVLVAQRPQPSLPASTTQQYFINPQTGTATHIHVPVTGSAITANVSSSNQFLQRNQILSTSQATTIAPTQTSSGQISPSLLSQLNHIPATIKLHQPQMPTTTVPSVNQHQPATISRLGKTVSIVQSTPGLTVSPSPIQIPQLQQHQSIIQQHIISGPSEKRQMILGGRAIEIKETVITQAPPPAQQSQLNSQTIITKQVLPQQQQQQSPQQIQPIRTVVEQQQHPSIIQQKLCLQQQPQKSGEQTNIMYSSLPTKSPTASQSGVQQSASQSPQPSSNVTVVQQIKAHTQQQIAPSVVNNKMVASEPPPLTQTARTTNTNQPQPKEVSKPNEVSNNSGNTTTAVATVAPTAQAVPTSSTPPLATTVQTPLPKPTLPMPQLPQVQLPPGVAAAAAANATPPLDPNWLYVCDWRNCPRRKYKSSNDLQHHAFTVHCPDHLDPAAEIFCQWGVGPGLCDGIPRKRYSLMTHIIDRHLTPDSLHAAAQRRVATGTVNLQPTQSPVTIVRNVEAAQAQAQRNNTASPAPSTSSSSSGSQLYGIGVATSSAMNAIKRHTADYVKEVMDENEGPVTKSIRLTAALILRNLVTYTSTAKRNLRRYEPHLSNIALSNVESSGAISHILFELNN; this is translated from the exons ATGTCTCTACAAGAATCGTTGAAAGGTTCAGTGTTTGTAGGGAATGACGCGAACAACGCACCGGCAACAATTGCAAATGCAGTCCCAAGTGCATGTCCTGCTAATAATGGAACACCTTTACgtataaaaagttttcatataatGGGTACACCAGCAACAAATATTGATGCTGCTGTGTTAGTAAATCCAACTAATACCCCTAATAACATACTTCCCAAGGGAAAAACTTTACCCAAAGCTCCAGACGAATTTTATCGTGACCTACAACAATTTCATGAGAGGCGTGC tacaCCAATTATGTACACGCCGAAAATTAGTGGGCGAGAAATAGATCTTCACCGACTTTACAGTGAAGTGACTGAACGCGGTGGTTTCAACAAAGTGAATCAAAGAGATGAATGGGATGAAGTCTTGCCAGTATTAGAAATTCGCGATAAATGCGTAAATGCTACTGCAGCAGTGaagtatatatacagacggtgTCTAGAGAAATATGAGAGGCAGAACTTTTTCGGCGAAGATCCAGATAAAATGGAAGCACTAGAATCTGCAGATTCGATCGAAGGTGGTGGTCGGTCGCGAAGTCGTTATCCGGCGTCTATTTATTCAAGCAATAACGTTAATACCAACGTCAATGCAGTTCCAATGGCTTACAATTACAGCCAACATATTGTTAATATGGATAGACGTCGTACTTATAAATTCTCTACCGATCTTCATAAACCGTCACCTTATGAGAAGCTGATGCTATCTCTAATTTCACCTCTTCCTAATGAACAAGATTTTGCAATAAATGTTTGCTCATTAatgtcaaatgaaaataaacacacACTAAAGCTGAACGAATATCCAAAACTTTTGGATGTGCTTCTGGCTCATACGGGAGTGTTTCCAGATTACACTTTGCGCAAATTGTTTCAACATGTTTACACACAAGTACGCGAGcattcacttttcaatttttggcgCGACTTATTACGTGACAAaccacaaattttaaatttgtattctgATGAACAAGCTATGCGTGACGCAGGACTAATAAATGAAGAAGATACAGAAAAGGTAAAAACATTTGACGACGACATGGAtttggattttttaaatttgggaCCCGGCGAAGGCACACAAGAGTATGTAGGTCAACGTGTCCAGCAAATTGTTGCAATATTTCGAAATCTTAGCTTTTTTGAGGAAAATATCAATGTGTTTGCAAAAAATCGATCATTTATGCGTTTCATAGTGATGGGTGCAAATATACGCTGGGGTAATCTACATAACCAGATTTTGGATATAGCCGGCAATATCGCCACTGAAATAGAACTGTTAGATCCATCGACAGACGACGTTTCACGCAATTTATTAGTTACACTCTGCGATGGCATTGAAAGTATGGATCGCGGTGTAATCATAAACAGTTTGGAGACACTTTACAAACTCTGTCAAACCGATGGCAATGAGGAACACATTAACAAGTGTTTAAATCTTAAGTTTTATGAAAGCATTTGTCAATTTCTTTGTTTAAATGATATAATGCTTTTAATATTTACACTTGAAACGATATACGCGTTAACTTCATTGGGGACAAGGTCATGTCATCTAATAATGCAGGTACGAGGTATTGTAGACCAGTTAGTGTCTTTGGTCACTGTCGAAGCCCAATCATATGGGCCAGATGGTTGTATTTTGATGCGAGTTGTAGAAACAGTGCCAGGTAATATGTTGCCAATGGTTGCACAAAACATGGCGAATCTGCAAAATGTCGCAGTTTTACAGAAACCTCCACATGTGCTTGTGCCAACATCTCAATTGCCAGCACCGCAAGCACCTGTACCTATGCAAGTGATGTCAACACAAATTACACCTTCACATCCGCAATTGACTACTGTGAAAGTGCCACAAGTTGTAACTGATTCCTCCCAAAACCCACAACCCATGTTGGTGGATCAGACAACTACGATGCAAACAGCAACGACTGTACAGCAACAGGAAACGTCGACAGTACAACAGAACGTAACGAATACAGCCCAAGTACCGACTGGTCCGACCCAAAATTTTTCACACGAGGACGAACAATATGCTTTGGCATGGCTAGGCGCTACATTTGAGCGAGTAACAACATCAGATAGTCACGTAGAGCAACAAGAACTCTATCGCATGTACTTAGCTCACTGCCAGAAGTTCGGTAAACACTCTGTTGTTAATCATTTACAATTTCCACGTCTTGTACGCTTGATATATACGAACAATGTGGGTCCCATGTCCGCTCGTCGTAGTGATGGTACGGAATTGTCAGGTTTTTACTACGTTGGTATAAGATTGCGCGCTCAGCCATTACCCATACAATCCACCAAGTTACCTCAAAATCAGACTCCAACCGCTGGAACAACGCCTGCACGCAAACTGAAGAAAAAACCCAAATTGCAGCATGAACCCGATGTTACATCTGCGGATGTTACAACTCCTACACTGACTTCGACTAATGTAACCACATCAGCTATCCAAGAGCTATCTGATTCCCaaccaaaaattgttgaagaaaCAACTACATCTACTGCATCGTCTGAAACCACATCCACCAGCTCAACTGGTGACACAACTTTGTTAGTAGTGTCGACATCAACTTGTTCTACATCACCATCGTTGTCTTTACAAAACTCATCAGATTCAGCAGTGCAACCTTCTTCTTCACTGATTAAAAGTTTATTGGCCAGCAAGGTGACACAACGTCAGCAAAAAAATCAGAAGGAAATAAATACCGGCGCCAACAGTAGCCAGATGTCGTCGATTACTTCGACAAATGCTTCAGTGAACGCTCTTACGCAACAACCAATAAAAGTTGCCAGTACGGCTATTAGCGCTTTAGTGAATAATCCCCTAATGCAGAATACTCCCGTGAAAGTTGGGCAGACTACCATTAAGCCGCTAAATCCACAAGTGCCCTTGGAAAAAATGCCACTGCTTGAATCAACTCCACCACCATTGGCACCACTTAGTGGCAATAATGTTGCCAAGGATGCAAGTGGACGTCCAGTAATTATTGCCAATCAAATGCTAGTAGAAATACTTGATAAAAAAGGTGGAGAACCACCAATGCCCAGCACAATTATTAAACGTAAAATGGAGGAGGGTACGGAAACCGCAAAACGAATAGCTTTGGAATCAATAAACTCCAAAGAGGATCCCCAAGTAACACCATCAAAGAACGCCGCTAATTTATACGCAGAGATGGCTGCGTCCATATTAGAAGACGAGGATTTAGAAGACATACCACCACTACCAGCTGCAACAACGACTTCGTCAACATCTACTATCTCAACGCAATCAAAATTGAATGAATCCattcaacagcaacaaatgctAATTCCAGCAAAAATTCAACAGTCTAACCTGCCAGGTGTTCAGCGTCAGCTAGTTTTTCAATCAAGTCAACCGCCTCAGTTAAAGCTGACCGCCCACGGCGGTGTTGCGTCTTCTAATCAGCTGCCCACAGCCATGGCTACCATAAAAACAGATCAAGGATTACAAACAGTACCagttattttacaacaaaagccACTAGACCAAGCACAACCCCAACAGTTGATACAACAAGTAATCACACAAAATATACCGCAAGCAGCGCCACAGCAACAACCAACTCAGTATGTGCTTGCCACAAATCAACAAGGTCAGACATATCTTGTGGCACAACAACCGCAGCCACAACCACCACCGCCACAACAAACGTTGTTAGTCACTCAAACGCCGCAACAACAATCGGCTGGTACGAAAACAATTATTATTCTTCAGCAGCAAACGATGCCCGGTCAGCAAGCACATCCTCCGCAACCACAGCTCATAACAGGTGGTTCACCAAAGATGATCATGAGAACGCCACAGGGTCAAGTGTTAGTAGCACAGCGCCCTCAACCGTCGCTACCCGCATCAACAACACAGCAGTATTTCATAAATCCACAAACGGGCACAGCTACACATATTCATGTCCCGGTTACCGGTAGTGCCATTACTGCCAATGTTTCGAGCAGTAATCAGTTTCTACAACGCAATCAAATATTGTCAACTTCTCAGGCAACCACTATCGCCCCAACGCAAACGAGCTCTGGGCAAATTTCACCGTCGTTACTTTCACAGCTGAACCACATTCCAGCTACGATTAAGCTTCATCAACCACAGATGCCGACCACAACTGTACCCTCTGTAAATCAACATCAGCCAGCAACCATTTCGCGTTTAGGTAAAACAGTTTCCATTGTGCAGTCCACACCAGGCTTGACAGTATCACCGTCGCCCATACAAATACCGCAATTGCAACAGCATCAATCTATTATACAACAACACATAATATCCGGACCATCGGAAAAACGTCAAATGATACTTGGTGGACGAGCTATTGAAATTAAGGAGACAGTAATTACGCAAGCACCACCACCTGCGCAGCAGAGTCAATTGAACTCTCAAACGATTATAACGAAACAAGtactgccacaacaacaacagcaacaatcgcCACAACAAATCCAACCAATACGCACAGTTGTTGAACAACAGCAGCATCCATCAATTATTCAACAGAAGTTGTGTTTGCAACAACAGCCCCAAAAG tctGGTGAACAAACCAATATAATGTACTCTTCTTTGCCAACCAAATCTCCGACTGCATCTCAAAGTGGCGTCCAACAATCAGCATCACAGTCGCCGCAACCATCCAGTAATGTAACTGTTGTGCAACAAATCAAAGCGCACACACAACAGCAAATTGCACCATCTGTTGTTAACAATAAAATGGTTGCTTCGGAGCCACCCCCTCTAACTCAGACCGCACGCACAACCAATACTAACCAACCACAACCAAAGGAAGTTTCCAAACCCAATGAAGTATCAAATAATTCTGGCAATACAACAACCGCAGTAGCAACAGTTGCACCAACAGCACAAGCTGTGCCAACTTCAAGTACCCCACCACTAGCAACCACTGTTCAAACGCCATTACCGAAACCCACACTTCCGATGCCCCAACTGCCGCAAGTTCAGTTGCCACCTGGTGTGGCAGCGGCCGCTGCAGCCAATGCAACACCACCTTTAGATCCCAACTGGTTATATGTTTGCGATTGGCGCAACTGTCCGCGCCGTAAATACAAATCTAGTAATGATTTGCAGCATCATGCCTTTACGGTGCATTGCCCGGATCATCTGGATCCGGCTGCGGAAATTTTCTGCCAGTGGGGTGTGGGTCCAGGTCTTTGCGATGGCATACCACGCAAACGTTATTCACTTATGACACACATAATAGATCGTCACTTGACCCCCGATAGTTTACATGCCGCTGCTCAACGACGAGTAGCAACAGGCACAGTAAATTTGCAGCCGACTCAATCACCGGTAACTATAGTTCGGAATGTAGAGGCGGCACAAGCGCAGGCGCAACGTAACAATACCGCCTCACCGGCGCCATCGACATCATCGTCCTCATCTGGTTCACAACTGTATGGAATCGGGGTCGCCACTAGTTCAGCTATGAACGCTATCAAGCGGCATACAGCGGACTACGTCAAGGAGGTAATGGATGAAAATGAAGGACCGGTAACGAAAAGCATACGGTTAACCGCCGCATTGATATTAAGAAATTTGGTTACCTATACCAGCACAGCGAAGCGCAATTTACGGCGTTATGAACCGCATCTATCCAATATAGCATTGAGTAATGTGGAGTCAAGTGGCGCGATTTCGCACATTCTTTTCGAGTTAAATAATTaa
- the LOC105231531 gene encoding uncharacterized protein LOC105231531, whose translation MPYKACVYKGCENYTYDCAPCGNKKFTLFRFPKEPARYEQWMKRGKVIDGLPETQMLMCSDHFEGKYIVRNARRTMLTNTAVPLPYHEEIVDMEEGENNIERECEVGLVKIADALDTEMVFSIHGDLNDSSTLIRVKESGCEDDDEDGLLEYDRVDNNLEAEYCVESTTTMTDADDVQTEVKDIFLVDRVYEEEHLSGTIRHPGQKEISFKGLKTNSIRRRITNLSTDETQEPSSSKVITSKFNNLNNNSNDNVITASKRKINQRSEDNNKYVKPKLRKENETRQDSPKINSESLVNAGAVICFIFKGEEYVQMPKEYYIQEKVELMEKLNNYERILRTFKQNLLNLDLP comes from the exons ATGCCCTATAAAGCTTGTGTTTATAAAGGCTGCGAAAATTACACATACGATTGCGCACCttgtggcaataaaaaatttaccctTTTTCGATTCCCAAAAGAACCCGCTCGATATGAACAATGGATGAAAAGAGGTAAAGTTATCGATGGATTGCCGGAAACACAAATGCTAATGTGTTCCGaccattttgaaggaaaatATATTGTAAGAAACGCCCGGCGAACAATGTTGACAAATACAGCCGTACCACTTCCGTATCACGAAGAAATCGTTGATATGGAAGAAGGCGAGAATAATATCGAAAGGGAATGTGAAGTTGGGCTGGTTAAAATAGCTGATGCCTTAGACACAGAAATGGTGTTTTCAATACATGGTGACTTAAATGATAGTTCTACTCTCATTAGAGTTAAAGAAAGTGGTTGTGAGGATGATGATGAAGATGGATTGCTGGAGTATGACAGAGTAGATAATAACTTAGAAGCCGAATACTGTGTTGAatccacaacaacaatgacGGATGCTGATGATGTACAGACAGAAGTGAAAGACATATTTTTAGTGGATAGAGTATATGAAGAGGAACATTTATCag gTACAATAAGGCATCCAGGGCAAAAAGAAATTTCCTTCAAAGGTTTAAAAACAAATAGTATCAGAAGGCGCATAACAAATTTGAGCACCGATGAAACCCAAGAACCCTCTAGCTCTAAAGTTATCACATCCAAGTTTAATAACTTAAATAACAACAGTAACGATAATGTTATAACAGCTTCCAAACGCAAAATAAACCAAAGAAGTGAGGATAATAACAAATATGTTAAACCAAAATTAcgaaaagaaaatgaaacaCGTCAAGACTCTCCAAAAATAAACTCGGAATCCTTGGTGAATGCGGGAGCTGTCATATGTTTCATTTTTAAGGGTGAAGAATACGTACAAATGCCTAAGGAGTATTACATACAGGAAAAAGTTGAGCTTAtggagaaattaaataattatgaaagGATTTTAcgaacatttaaacaaaacttACTTAATTTGGATTTgccataa
- the LOC105231530 gene encoding pickpocket protein 28 gives MSYIFCFKMSLMNINKNKKPTLDSRGIDPDRHVPHYEKLGRSIKQIYFEYCSNTSIHGIQYFGERRPLIEKFFWFCVFLASIYCCSNLIHSIYIKWNETPVIVSFSEKSTPIWSIPFPAITICSETKRVPRKEGVTYGEFLTSFREYVKARRYFIPKNISRSDLEEFRTLLHICNPQLVEHGTPKISTDLIDYFRVLENMQPEFNRYYYYCKWFSHFGECDELFTPTYTNEGICYTFNGLNATDLYREDTFQYQRVGFKNFSKRNLILKRPLKWSLQNGYAVDSGIKTYPARVLGAGARAGFFIALQSFRQEVDYTCRGPIQGFKVSLHSPDDVPQVSNQFVRIPMGKEVVIAVKPNMITTSAGIAEYTPQRRQCFLEHERTLRFFKVYTQNNCVLECLTNLTLANCGCVKFSMPRTLEMPVCAENKISCYDRAEDVLLLREFRQGLKESRLNYLGATQCNCLPACTSLAYNTEISHGNFDLEDMLKATGDTSFFEDFPGSQMSRLSIYFKEHQFITSKRSELYGVTDFLANCGGIFGLFMGFSILSLVELLYHISLRLWSNMQRLTTS, from the exons atgtcgtacattttttgttttaaaatgagcCTTatgaacataaataaaaacaaaaagcctACACTGGATTCAAGAGGAATAGATCCGGATCGACATGTACCACATTATGAAAAACTTGGGAGAAGTATTAAACAAATATACTTTGAGTACTGTTCTAACACATCTATTCATGGCATACAATACTTTGGAGAACGTCGTCCTTTAATAGAGAAGTTTTTCTGGTTTTGCGTGTTTTTGGCCTCTATATACTGTTGTTCAAATTTAATACACAGTATTTATATAAAGTGGAACGAAACTCCAGTGATAGTTAGTTTCtccgaaaaatcgacacctattTGGAGCATACCATTTCCGGCGATTACTATATGCTCTGAAACCAAGAGGGTTCCCAGGAAAGAGG gTGTAACTTATGGCGAGTTCTTAACAAGCTTTCGTGAATACGTAAAGGCTCGGCGttattttataccaaaaaatattagCCGATCagatttggaagaattccgcaCACTTCTTCATATATGCAATCCTCAATTAGTAGAACATGGTACTCCTAAAATTTCAACTGATCTTATAGACTACTTCAGAGTTTTGGAAAATATGCAACCGGAGTTCAACAGATATTATTACTATTGTAAATGGTTTAGTCATTTCGGTGAATGTGATGAACTTTTTACACCTACTTATACAAATGAAGGCATATGTTACACATTTAATGGTCTCAACGCAACAGATTTGTATCGGGAAGACACTTTTCAATATCAGCGAGTTGgatttaaaaacttttctaaGCGTAATCTAATTCTAAAGCGGCCCCTAAAGTGGTCCTTGCAAAATGGATATGCAGTTGATAGTGGGATCAAAACGTATCCGGCACGAGTTTTAGGTGCAGGAGCGCGAGCAGGATTTTTTATTGCGTTGCAGAGTTTTCGTCAAGAGGTAGATTATACGTGCCGTGGTCCAATACAAGGCTTCAAAGTATCACTACACTCACCCGATGACGTTCCACAAGTTTCAAATCAGTTCGTGCGCATTCCTATGGGAAAAGAAGTGGTAATCGCTGTTAAACCAAATATGATCACAACGTCGGCAGGTATTGCGGAATATACCCCACAAAGACGCCAATGCTTTTTAGAACATGAGCGTACACTGAGATTCTTTAAAGTGTATACACAAAATAATTGTGTATTGGAATGTTTAACAAATTTAACCCTAGCCAATTGTGGGTGTGTGAAGTTCTCGATGCCTCGCACTTTAGAAATGCCAGTATGTGCGGAGAATAAAATCTCCTGTTACGATAGAGCCGAAGATGTATTGCTTTTACGCGAATTTCGACAAGGTCTTAAAGAATCCCGTTTGAATTATTTAGGCGCCACACAATGTAATTGTTTGCCGGCTTGTACTTCACTTGCTTACAATACTGAAATATCACATGGAAATTTCGACCTAGAAGATATGTTAAAAGCAACTGGTGATACTTCATTCTTTGAAGATTTTCCTGGATCACAAATGTCTCGTCTCTCGATATACTTTAAAGAGCATCAATTTATAACATCGAAGCGATCTGAATTGTATGGTGTAACTGATTTCTTGGCTAATTGCGGAggtatttttggtttatttatggGCTTCTCTATATTAAGTTTGGTTGAACTCTTATATCATATCTCATTACGTTTATGGAGTAATATGCAACGTTTAACCACATCATAA